One window from the genome of Malacoplasma penetrans HF-2 encodes:
- a CDS encoding IS30 family transposase, protein MFYTTITLNDTNKYRHLSYGEREIIGHMYFVQKKNINQIATELKRHRSTILREIRRNNNVEGYSAEKAQKKYIERRNHKNFFLWQKYKTFSELFAEKYNCKWHGVELTRHYIKENYPCVLVPSTKQIYNWIQTNKWIKKRSDKLRTAYIKGRKRKKGMFSKFDEKYVHPFWMRPKHILNRKEFGHWELDLVIGKRQSGYSNLLVMVERKTRNSFITKVENKNPFTINSAIKSLVNKNNLHVKTITIDNGIEFSKIGIAAYWIKCKVYYCEPYASYQRGSNENVNGLIRRVYKKGTDFSLLSDAEINNLQNKINRMPRKMFNYMSSDQYYKKCMNSLNW, encoded by the coding sequence ATGTTTTACACTACAATTACTCTAAATGATACTAACAAATACAGACATTTGTCTTATGGTGAAAGAGAAATAATAGGACATATGTATTTTGTTCAAAAGAAAAATATTAACCAAATAGCAACAGAATTAAAAAGACATAGATCCACAATTTTAAGAGAGATCAGAAGAAACAATAATGTTGAAGGATATAGTGCTGAAAAGGCACAGAAAAAATATATAGAAAGAAGAAACCATAAAAACTTTTTTCTATGACAAAAATACAAAACTTTCTCAGAATTATTTGCAGAAAAATACAATTGCAAATGACATGGTGTGGAATTAACTAGACACTATATAAAAGAAAATTATCCATGTGTTTTAGTTCCTTCCACTAAACAAATTTATAACTGAATACAAACAAATAAATGAATTAAAAAAAGATCAGACAAACTAAGAACTGCTTATATAAAAGGTAGAAAAAGAAAAAAAGGAATGTTCTCAAAATTTGATGAAAAGTATGTACATCCCTTCTGAATGAGACCAAAACACATACTTAATAGAAAAGAGTTTGGTCATTGGGAACTAGACTTAGTCATAGGAAAAAGACAATCTGGTTATAGTAATTTATTGGTAATGGTAGAAAGAAAAACTAGAAATTCATTTATTACTAAAGTTGAGAACAAAAATCCTTTCACTATTAACTCAGCAATAAAAAGTTTAGTTAATAAAAACAACTTACATGTAAAGACAATAACAATAGATAATGGAATAGAATTCTCAAAAATAGGAATTGCAGCTTATTGAATAAAATGTAAAGTTTATTATTGTGAACCTTATGCTTCATATCAAAGGGGTTCAAATGAAAATGTTAATGGATTGATTAGAAGAGTGTATAAAAAAGGTACAGATTTTTCTTTGTTAAGTGATGCAGAAATAAACAATCTCCAAAACAAAATTAATAGAATGCCTAGAAAAATGTTTAACTATATGAGTAGTGATCAGTACTACAAAAAATGTATGAATTCTTTAAACTGATAA